The Pedobacter cryoconitis genome has a window encoding:
- a CDS encoding DUF4834 family protein yields the protein MGLIKFLFFTILILWIIRLLLRLVFPMVVKSIFGKMQQQSSGYAGQQQQQQQRYSTKPEGSLSIDYVPPQPKQGNADKLGDFVDYEEIK from the coding sequence ATGGGATTAATTAAATTTCTTTTTTTTACTATACTGATACTCTGGATCATCCGTCTTTTGTTAAGACTGGTTTTTCCTATGGTAGTCAAAAGTATCTTCGGGAAAATGCAGCAACAGTCTTCAGGTTACGCCGGACAGCAGCAGCAACAACAACAGCGCTATTCTACTAAACCAGAAGGCTCGTTGTCAATTGACTATGTACCGCCGCAGCCTAAGCAGGGAAATGCCGATAAACTAGGTGATTTCGTTGATTACGAGGAAATTAAATAA
- a CDS encoding YwbE family protein yields the protein MDGKNRSDIYPGLEVEIILKKDQRSGKLTRGIVANLLTSSAFHSRGIKVRLEDGQIGRVAEIVEED from the coding sequence ATGGACGGAAAGAACAGATCGGATATTTATCCGGGATTAGAAGTAGAAATCATTTTAAAGAAAGATCAGCGCAGCGGGAAGCTGACCAGGGGAATAGTCGCTAACTTATTGACTTCCTCAGCTTTTCACTCCCGTGGAATTAAAGTTCGTCTGGAAGACGGGCAAATAGGAAGAGTTGCAGAAATCGTTGAAGAAGATTAG
- the uvrB gene encoding excinuclease ABC subunit UvrB: protein MKFQLVSDYKPTGDQPAAIEQLVTGVNNNENYQTLLGVTGSGKTFTVANVIQQTQKPTLILSHNKTLAAQLYGEFKNFFPENQVNYFVSYYDYYQPEAYMPSSNTYIEKDLSINEEIEKLRLRTTSALMSGRRDVIVVSSISCIYGMGNPEDFSRSVFRFAVGTRVSRNTFLHSLVEILYARTINDFKRGTFRVKGDTVDIFPAYLDTAYRISFFGDDIEELSIIDPVTGKTLEKVEDMAVYPANLFVTPKDRFTSSIWGIQEELEVRKNQLIGDRQLLEAKRLEERVNFDIEMMKELGYCSGIENYSRFFDGRQPGMRPFCLLDYFPEDYLMVIDESHVTVPQIRAMYGGDRSRKMSLVEYGFRLPSALDNRPLNFEEFESLAPQTIYVSATPADYELQKTEGVVVEQVIRPTGLLDPLIEVRPAINQVDDLLDEIDKTIKMGDRVLVTTLTKRMAEELTKYMDRLNIKCRYIHSEVKTLERVEILRGLRLGEFDVLIGINLLREGLDLPEVSFVAILDADKEGFLRSDRALIQTVGRAARNDRGRVILYADKITDSMARTIDETSRRRERQIAYNAEHGITPKTVGKSREAILEQTSVLDFSANTEHKNAYVETNQASIMADPIVQYMTQPEMQKSIDKTRKDMAKAAKDMDFLMAARLRDEMFAMETVFAERFGKQKVK from the coding sequence ATGAAATTTCAACTTGTTTCAGATTATAAACCTACGGGTGATCAACCAGCCGCCATTGAACAATTGGTTACAGGCGTTAACAATAATGAAAATTATCAGACTTTACTGGGGGTAACGGGATCTGGTAAAACGTTTACAGTAGCCAATGTGATTCAGCAAACGCAGAAACCTACTCTGATTCTAAGCCATAATAAAACTCTGGCTGCCCAGTTATACGGAGAATTCAAGAACTTTTTTCCTGAAAATCAGGTGAATTATTTTGTTTCTTACTATGACTATTATCAGCCAGAGGCCTATATGCCCAGCAGCAATACTTATATCGAAAAGGATTTAAGTATCAATGAAGAGATCGAAAAACTCAGGCTGAGAACAACTTCAGCCTTAATGTCGGGCCGCAGGGACGTAATTGTAGTCTCTTCTATCTCCTGCATTTATGGTATGGGAAATCCGGAAGATTTCTCCCGTTCGGTGTTCCGGTTTGCGGTAGGCACCAGGGTTTCCAGAAATACATTCCTGCATAGCCTGGTTGAAATTTTATATGCACGGACTATCAATGACTTTAAAAGAGGGACATTCAGAGTTAAGGGTGATACCGTTGATATCTTTCCAGCTTATCTGGATACTGCTTACCGGATTTCTTTTTTCGGCGATGATATCGAAGAATTAAGCATTATTGATCCGGTAACTGGTAAAACATTAGAAAAAGTAGAAGATATGGCCGTTTATCCGGCAAATCTGTTTGTAACTCCAAAAGATAGATTTACTTCTTCGATCTGGGGAATTCAGGAAGAACTGGAAGTACGTAAAAATCAATTGATAGGAGACAGGCAGTTACTGGAAGCCAAGCGATTGGAAGAAAGAGTCAACTTTGATATTGAAATGATGAAAGAACTGGGTTATTGTTCAGGTATTGAGAACTATTCAAGGTTCTTTGATGGCCGTCAGCCTGGTATGCGCCCTTTCTGTCTGCTGGATTATTTCCCTGAAGATTACCTGATGGTCATTGATGAAAGTCATGTAACTGTACCTCAAATCAGGGCGATGTACGGTGGAGACAGATCGCGTAAAATGTCATTGGTAGAATATGGATTCCGCTTACCTTCTGCGCTGGACAACAGGCCTTTAAACTTTGAAGAGTTTGAGAGTCTTGCCCCGCAGACCATTTATGTAAGTGCAACACCTGCGGATTATGAATTGCAGAAAACTGAGGGAGTTGTGGTCGAACAGGTGATCCGTCCTACAGGATTGCTTGATCCGCTGATTGAAGTGCGTCCGGCAATTAATCAGGTTGATGATTTACTGGACGAAATTGATAAAACTATAAAAATGGGCGACCGTGTACTGGTAACCACTTTGACCAAACGTATGGCAGAGGAGTTGACCAAATACATGGACAGGCTGAATATAAAATGCCGTTACATCCACTCTGAAGTGAAAACACTGGAGAGGGTAGAGATTTTGAGGGGATTGCGTTTAGGTGAGTTTGATGTGCTGATCGGGATCAATTTATTAAGGGAAGGACTGGATTTACCGGAAGTTTCTTTTGTAGCGATCCTGGATGCCGATAAGGAAGGGTTTTTAAGATCAGACCGGGCATTGATTCAGACCGTCGGCAGGGCGGCAAGAAATGACAGGGGAAGGGTAATTCTTTATGCGGATAAAATAACAGATTCCATGGCCAGAACCATAGATGAAACCAGTCGCCGCAGAGAGCGGCAGATTGCTTACAATGCTGAACATGGTATCACTCCTAAAACAGTAGGAAAAAGCAGAGAAGCTATTCTGGAACAGACTTCTGTACTGGACTTCTCAGCAAATACAGAGCATAAAAATGCTTACGTAGAGACTAATCAGGCGAGTATAATGGCAGATCCGATTGTGCAGTATATGACACAACCCGAAATGCAGAAATCAATTGATAAGACGCGTAAAGATATGGCTAAAGCAGCCAAGGATATGGATTTCTTAATGGCTGCACGGTTGCGGGATGAAATGTTCGCAATGGAAACAGTTTTTGCAGAGCGATTCGGTAAACAAAAAGTTAAATAA
- a CDS encoding DUF7033 domain-containing protein, whose amino-acid sequence MKLLVYVPILTPRIKYVFNFIFTDILKTQAGFSSNVQEFKASPLPKITYSDMPVGDEPFFKNSDFLLAHTISPPNIKTTTFGDMIVPFAVDNSSLPFDVFAAAFYFVSRYEEYLPFTPDTEGNYPAEASLQSKLKLLEFPVIDGWALLLKNMLLKRYPKLHFGQKKFEFTPLVCMYDAPGMSSFNIFRHAINFLRNIPFISRPRSAAQAKGSGLSLFLNEQHEKYKLAPVYFFKPSAGVDLICDRQISFPKSYLQLLKSGVLKDYRMGYDTTIGFRAGTCTPFFWYDLQLEKTTHLQIYPIAINDTILLQNRTFNIDETLDQWGKLIANVKLLNGHFYVLWHKETLPEFGKGKVGRRLYTQLLSNFLSLADDI is encoded by the coding sequence ATGAAATTACTGGTATATGTTCCCATACTTACACCCAGGATTAAGTATGTTTTCAACTTTATTTTCACCGATATCCTCAAAACACAAGCAGGGTTCAGTTCGAATGTGCAGGAATTTAAGGCTTCACCGTTGCCTAAAATCACTTATTCCGACATGCCTGTTGGCGATGAGCCTTTTTTCAAGAATTCCGATTTCCTGCTTGCGCATACCATTTCGCCTCCAAATATAAAAACCACAACGTTCGGGGATATGATAGTCCCTTTTGCAGTTGATAACAGCAGTTTACCGTTTGATGTTTTCGCAGCAGCGTTTTATTTTGTAAGCCGCTATGAAGAATACCTTCCTTTTACCCCGGATACGGAAGGAAATTATCCTGCCGAAGCCAGTTTACAATCCAAACTTAAGCTGCTGGAATTCCCGGTAATAGATGGCTGGGCATTGCTGCTCAAAAACATGTTATTAAAGCGTTATCCCAAGCTGCATTTCGGACAAAAGAAATTTGAGTTCACTCCGCTGGTCTGCATGTATGATGCACCGGGGATGAGCTCGTTTAATATCTTCAGGCATGCTATTAATTTTTTAAGGAATATCCCTTTTATTTCGCGTCCCAGATCTGCTGCTCAGGCAAAGGGTAGCGGATTATCATTATTTCTGAATGAACAGCATGAAAAATACAAACTGGCTCCGGTTTACTTTTTTAAACCTTCTGCCGGGGTCGACCTGATTTGCGACCGGCAGATCAGCTTTCCAAAAAGTTATCTGCAATTGCTTAAATCGGGTGTGCTCAAAGATTACAGAATGGGTTATGATACGACCATTGGCTTCAGAGCCGGTACTTGTACGCCGTTTTTCTGGTATGATCTTCAGCTGGAGAAAACTACGCATTTACAGATTTATCCTATAGCTATCAATGATACTATTCTCTTACAGAACAGAACTTTCAATATTGATGAAACGCTTGATCAATGGGGGAAACTGATCGCAAATGTTAAATTGTTAAATGGTCATTTCTATGTGTTATGGCACAAAGAAACTTTACCAGAATTTGGTAAGGGGAAAGTTGGAAGAAGACTATACACACAATTGTTAAGCAATTTTTTATCTTTGGCGGATGATATTTGA
- the upp gene encoding uracil phosphoribosyltransferase, with product MIFDLSKTNSIANIFMAELRDETIQKDTMRFRKNLERLGEFFAWEISRNLPYNDSETQTPLGIAKTKALDSQPVLATILRAGLPMQQGMLNIFDRADAAFVTAYRKSNPAGTIEIHVDYISSPDLTDRVLVMVDPMLATGLSMVLCCKELMAKYKIKELHIVAAIASAEGVRHVRANLPHAKLWLGAIDDEMTVKSYIVPGLGDAGDLAYGTKI from the coding sequence ATGATATTTGACCTGAGTAAAACAAATTCTATTGCGAATATTTTCATGGCAGAATTGCGTGATGAAACTATACAGAAGGATACAATGCGTTTCCGTAAAAACCTGGAAAGACTAGGTGAATTTTTCGCCTGGGAAATCAGCAGAAATCTACCGTATAATGATTCAGAAACACAAACTCCGTTGGGAATTGCAAAAACCAAAGCGCTGGACAGTCAACCGGTACTTGCTACAATTTTACGTGCCGGATTACCGATGCAACAAGGGATGTTGAATATCTTTGATCGTGCCGATGCAGCATTTGTTACTGCTTACCGGAAGTCAAATCCTGCGGGAACGATAGAAATTCATGTGGATTATATCTCCTCTCCTGATTTAACGGACAGAGTACTGGTTATGGTCGATCCGATGCTGGCTACTGGTTTAAGCATGGTATTGTGCTGTAAAGAACTGATGGCGAAATACAAAATTAAAGAATTACATATTGTAGCGGCTATTGCAAGTGCTGAAGGGGTAAGACATGTACGTGCAAATTTACCTCATGCTAAATTGTGGCTAGGTGCTATAGACGATGAAATGACTGTTAAGTCATATATTGTACCGGGATTAGGTGACGCAGGAGATCTTGCTTACGGAACCAAAATCTAA
- a CDS encoding YjjG family noncanonical pyrimidine nucleotidase: MIKHIFFDLDHTIWDFDKNARETLTELYHQYELNLLGLPACDLFIDVYTENNHSLWAEYHLGKITKEVLRSERFSRTFVQLGIAPDLLPHGFEADYVNQSPRKKNLFEGSEKVLAYLQQKYTLHIISNGFKETTLTKMATCNLNPYFSNVIISEDVGVNKPDRAIFEYALQKAGAKKQESIMIGDSLEADIRGAQDFGIKAIFFNPLNIAQPADVEWQILHLEELMQHF, encoded by the coding sequence ATGATCAAACATATCTTTTTTGATTTAGACCATACGATCTGGGATTTTGATAAAAATGCGAGGGAAACTTTAACTGAGTTGTATCATCAGTATGAATTGAACCTGCTTGGCCTTCCTGCCTGCGATTTATTTATAGATGTTTATACAGAAAATAATCATTCGCTCTGGGCAGAGTATCATTTGGGAAAAATCACCAAAGAAGTATTGAGGTCTGAGCGTTTCAGCAGAACTTTCGTTCAGCTGGGCATAGCTCCGGATTTACTTCCACATGGATTTGAAGCGGATTATGTGAATCAAAGCCCAAGAAAAAAGAACTTATTCGAAGGATCGGAAAAAGTGCTGGCTTATTTACAGCAGAAATATACGTTACATATTATCTCTAATGGGTTCAAGGAAACTACGCTGACTAAAATGGCTACTTGTAATTTAAATCCATATTTTTCGAATGTAATTATTTCTGAAGATGTGGGTGTGAATAAGCCTGATCGTGCTATTTTCGAATATGCACTGCAAAAGGCTGGTGCCAAAAAACAAGAGAGTATTATGATTGGTGATAGCCTGGAAGCAGATATCCGCGGTGCGCAGGATTTCGGGATTAAAGCTATTTTCTTTAATCCCTTAAATATCGCCCAGCCTGCTGATGTGGAATGGCAAATATTACACCTGGAAGAATTAATGCAACATTTTTAG
- a CDS encoding DinB family protein: protein MRNSSVFSLLKDISAKYHDFLREVPDDQFQLTPPIGGWSYSEVYSHIFDISILTLKEVEHCIKGEGKIKPTAFIVKVILFFGSFPPNAKYKVPKALVGRERKITKEAAAAFIQKFLEELDIVYSQLHLADPALKTLHPRLGYLNASQWFRFMEIHLKHHLKQLKRIEKSF, encoded by the coding sequence ATGCGCAATTCTTCCGTTTTTTCTTTGCTGAAAGATATTTCAGCAAAATACCATGATTTTTTACGGGAGGTTCCTGACGATCAGTTTCAATTGACTCCGCCTATTGGGGGATGGTCGTATAGTGAAGTATATTCACATATTTTTGATATCAGCATTCTGACACTTAAAGAGGTTGAGCATTGCATCAAGGGCGAGGGAAAAATAAAACCTACCGCTTTTATAGTCAAAGTGATCTTGTTTTTCGGAAGTTTCCCACCAAACGCAAAGTATAAAGTGCCCAAAGCATTGGTTGGAAGGGAACGGAAAATCACGAAGGAAGCCGCTGCTGCTTTTATACAGAAATTCCTGGAAGAGCTGGATATTGTTTACAGTCAGCTTCATCTGGCAGATCCCGCACTTAAAACGCTTCATCCACGTTTAGGTTATTTAAATGCATCACAATGGTTTCGTTTTATGGAAATCCATTTAAAACATCATTTGAAACAATTAAAGCGAATTGAGAAGAGTTTTTAA